Below is a genomic region from Macaca thibetana thibetana isolate TM-01 chromosome 1, ASM2454274v1, whole genome shotgun sequence.
GGAACAGGGCagtggaatgaaaaaaaatttttttttgtttttaagaaacaagaaaacagaactgCCTTTGCACTAAATTAGTGACTTGGACTTTTGCCCAGTGAAGACAGGCTGTGACACTCTGGATGTCTCGGTGTGTGTAGACACACATCGTGGACTCCTAACGCAGGAAGGACTTCAAACTTCTGCTGAGACCTTGGGGTCAAGGAACATTTCATTGGGTTTTTTGTCCGCCCCCATCTCCCTTGCTCATTCGGATGCGTCACCTTAATTCTCCTGCTGCCACCGTCTTTGATTCACCGGGATGTACAGTTTACAGTTGAAGAGCAAACAGAAAGGTTTTCTCTTGGTGGGATATGCAGAACTtgggatgtgtgtatatataaatatataatatatataaatatatataatactgacttaaaaaatcaaatcccccgacatacattttttttaatctgtgccAAAAATGTGTTTTCAGAGGAAATCTTATTTTCATATTCAGACTTTGTATTGCCCACTCATTTGTATAAGTGCGCTTCGGTACAGCACGGGTCCTGCTCCCGCGATGTGGAAGTGTCACATGGCACCTGTACAAAAAGACTGGCTAACCCCTCTTCCTGTTACCTTGACCTCTTCCCCAACTTCCTAACACTTATTAATTTATGAAACTGTTTTTCTCAGCGCAGGTTTGTTTTGTGTGTCCATTGGATTacaaactttattaaaaaatgtaaaacacaccAAGTGTGAATGTGATTGTCACTTGGGTGGGAGGACGAACCATGGGTCCTTGGCTTATGGGAACAGTCAGCCCTCATCCCGCTTTTGCTCCCCATGCCAAGTCTGTACATGGGAACTATCTCCCTTCTGCCTCCTAGTCACTCCTCCCCAAGGATGATATTATCTTGTACAAAGGAGATTTTTGTCACGGACACTGAACCATTTCTCACAGGTCCTAACTGGTTCTTAGGTAATGTGGAAGGCACTTCCAATTTTGATACAGAATATAACCACACCCCATGCCGTCTCAGAAACATCTTAGCAAGCTTTGGTTTCTTGTCTCTTGccccctcttcccttctcccagTGTGAAACAGGCTGGCTCCTGCAGAGGCAGTGGCCTGCTGGGGCCCCTTGGGACTCATATGATCCTGTATCTGCCTCTAGACAGGAGGATGGGAGTTGGGGACGGGCTTCCCCTGCAGCTGGATCCTCTACAAGCTGTGGAGTTGGGGCAGGGACATGGAGACTACAAAGTTGGTGGTCTCACTTGCAATACCAATGGGCTCCTACAAATGGGCCTGTCCTGGTGTTGAGAAGATGGTATCCCCCTCTGAACGGTGGACCACAGGTGCCGGGGCCAACTGTAGGAAGGGAGTGGAGATGGTACCTCCTGACTCCTTGCTGACAGGAGTGAGAAAGCTGCTCCACCAGCTCCCTACCTCCCCATCAAAGCCCCTGGCTGCTCCTTCCTGTCCCTCTGGGCccccagcctggtggcagagatGCCATCTTTTGAATCTTCCCAAAAGATGATGGCACTGGCTTGGCTTTAGTCCTCAGGCCAGGTAACCCTGAAGCAAGTATAGCATCCACCTGCTCCCCTAGGCCCATCAGAGCCAGGGCAGTGGCCTGGGCCTGGCACTCTCCTTGGCCTACCTGGCCACTCTGGCTGGAAGGACTCCTGAGACAAGCCTGGCAGCAGTGGCCTGTAAGCCAGGCTTGCTGTGGGTTGCCTGTGCCCTGGTAAGCAGTTGGTGGCCACCCCTACTGGTCCCTTCCCCAACCTCTCCCCAACCTGGGCAGAAGGGGAGCAGGGTCATAGCTGTGGGGCGAGGGGAGGCCAGGCTGTAAAGATGAGCAGGTGAGAAGCCTCCAAACAAGATGGGATGAGGGCATGGGGCACGTGGTGCCGAGGTCTCTCCAGCCCGAGTGCACTGCCCACTCCTCAACTTGGGGCAAAGCAGCCAGCCTGGCTCTGGTTCTAGTCGCATTCAGCAAGAGGGACGGGCTGACTTTCCCAGGAAGGCTGGTCCCTGGGTGGTACAGcctttctgtggcatcagttctAGCTGCCAGcttcccacccaccccacagGGACCTATAGGCAGCATTAGAAAATAATCCAATTTATTCTCTCTAGGGAAGAGGCCACCCTTCCCAGTTCCAGGGTGCCATCCATCCTTAAATAAACAGTCAGGAGAAGGGCCGCCAGCTCACTCGGCAGGCGGCGGACATTCAGGAGCTGTAGGGGAGGTCTCTGCCAGTGCGGGCTGGCCCTCGGCCCCATCCCGAGGGCGGAAGACCAGCTCCCCAGCCTGCAGCACCTGCCCGGCAGGCCACGTGCCACCTGGCCCATACTGCTGGTAGAAGTCCGCGTCTGTCTGGAACATGACCAGTGCCTGGGCTGTGTGGATTCGCACGTGCTGAGCCAGGCTGTTGGCATCCAGAAACTTGTCCCCACAGGAGTCACAGGCGTAGAGGATGTGAGTGTTGGGGTCTGTGGAGGTGGGGCAGCAGTCAGAGTGGGAAGAACCCCGGGCTCTGCCCACATTCACACCCGGGTGGCCCCCCTCACCTTCCTCCTGCACTTGCTTCACAGCTTTGCTGATCTCGGCCTTCAGGACTTCCGTCTCATCGGCTGTCACTGCAGCTCCCACCGGCACCACTGCGGGCAGAGTCGCAGGGCCTAAGGTGAAGGCACAGGCACTGCCCCATCATCGCCACCCTGGCAGCAAGCTGCCTGTGACTTCCCTCTGCTGCCCACAGCCCGCACCTGTGAGCTGAGTGACGGCTGTCGCTGCCAGTGCCTCAGTGGCCAGCGTGACCATGTCATCCACAGTGACCACGCTGACTTCACTGCCCTCCTCGGGCTCCAGGATCTTGATGCCTGCCTTGCCCTGGTGCACCGTCTTCACGTGGGAGCGCAGGTTGTCTACCCGGTTGAAGCCACGCCCACACTTATCACACAGGTAAGGCTTCTCTCCTGGGGGAGCAAGGTTCTCTCTGGCGTTTGGGGAAGGGGCCACAGGAGTGGGGTGGGAGGCCCTCAATAACTCATTTGCTCAGCTAGCCTGTCTTTTACAGCAGGAGGTGCTCTGGGGCAGCCACCAGAGCTGCACACTGGCACCTCTGGAACCTCTAGGAAAATGGGGTCCTCGTCTGAACGGAACTGCCTTCAAGGCCACCTGCAGCAAGAGCTAGCACCTGAGGCTAGGGTCTGGGGGTCCCTTCCTTCCCCCTGCTCCCCACCTGGCAGCAGGGGCTGGGAAGGAACAGGCATGGCGGGGGCCACAGCTCACCAGTGTGGATGATGATGTGCTTGGACAGGTCCCCCACGTTCACGAAGGCCTTGCTGCACACACTGCACTTGTGTGGACGGATGTTGTCGTGGTGGCGAATATGATTGGCCAACTGGCTGGACTGGACAAATCTGTGGGGCCACAGGGAGGGACTCGCATGGAACTGCCCCAACCTGggcttcctgcctcaccctctagACTGAAAAGGACCCCTGGGACCAGAGCCTGGGGCGTGGGCAGCAGTCAGCCCAAGTCCCCAGTTTGTCTTCTGAGCCCCTCACTGTGGGGTGCCTGGGCAAcgggtgtgggggagggggcaggaccTCTTGCCGCAGCGCTCGCAGACGTAGGGCTTCTCCCCGGTGTGCTGGCGTACGTGGGCGATGAGGGAGCTGGCCTGGGTAAAGGCCTTACCGCACATCACACACTGGCACGGCTTCTCACCTGGGGACCGGGCAGAAGGTGTTGGTGCCTGCTCCTCCCCGTGACCTCTCAGCCCTGGGCATGGCTGCTCACCACCCACCTGTGTGAATGCGGACGTGCCGCTGCAGAGCGCCGGGGTCTGCAAACTGTCGCTGGCAGTGGATACACACGTAGGGCTTCTCCCCGCTGTGGATCCGAAGGTGCCGCTTCAGGTTCCCTGTGGCGAGACCGAGGGCGAACCTGGCGTGGGGCACCACCGGTGGCCGAGGAGCAGGGGTGTGAGGGCAGCCAGGGCAGCCCTGGCCCTACCTGAGGTGGTGAACTGCTTCCCACACTCTCGGCACTTGAGGGGCCCGTCAGCGATGTGGATCTTCAGGTGGGCCTTCAGGTTCCCTACCTGTGCCCAGGGAGGGGTCAGGGGGGCCACCCCACAGAGCTCGGCCCCGGGCCCCCTCACCTGCCCCTCCCACAAAGGAGCAATCGACTCTCAGGCTTGCCAGGGTCCGTGGAGAGCTCCATCTCTCCTGGGTTAGGAGAGGTCCCCGGTCCCAGCGGTGAGAGGTAAGCCTCCCCACCCCATTTTTTCAGAACCAAACCCCGCCCTGACTCGACCTGCCCTCCGCAGAGCAGCCGGGAGCTCCCCCGTGGGAGTGGCTCTCGCTGGGCCTGTTTCCTGGGTGAACAGGCTGATGAGCTCCTGGAGGCGGGACTGTGCTCCCCACCACCAACCCACCACGTGGCATGCAAGCCGCTGTGACCACCGGGGCTCCCAGGCGCTGGTTCCGGGAGGGGTCCACACACCTGGTTGAACTTCTTGTCGCAGTGTGGGCACTTGTGCTCCTTGTCTGTGTCGTGGGTCTCCAGGTGGCGCATCTTGGAAGTGGGGTCGGAGAAGGAGCGGCCGCAGTAGTCGCACTGGTAGGGCTTCTCGCCGCTGTGCACCAGCTGGTGGCGCTTGAGGTTGCCCGAGGTGGTGAAGAGCTTGCCGCAGTCCTCGCAGCGGTAGCGCGCCTCGCCCGAGTGCCGCTTCTTGTGCAGGTTGAGCAGGCTGATGAGGCGGTAGCTCTTCCCGCACTCCTCGCAGCCGTAGGGCTTCAGAGGGCTGCAGGGCCAGAAGGCGACAGGAGGCAGGGCTCGCTGGGGCGTGAAAGGCCGAGCCTGGCAGGGGCCTGGTCAGGAGGCCGGCCTGGGGCAGTACCTGTGCGTCTTCTCATGGGCCTTGCAGGCCGCCGGGTCGGAAAAGGCCTTGCTGCACTCACGGCACGAGAAGGGCTTCTCCCCCGTGTGGATGCGGATGTGCCGCTTGAAGTTCCCCGTGTGCGTGAACTCCTTCCCACAGTCCTGCGGGTGCAGCAGGGAAACGGGGTGTGAGGGGCAGCTGGTGGGAGGCcggaggggagggaggctggcGGGGAGGGCTGGCCACACTCTCCCGCACCTCGCACTTGTGGATGACGGAGCCGTAGGCCTTGGACTCCGTGCGATCACCGTAGGTGCCTGAGCGCAGGCCCCGGGCCTCGGCGCCGAGCTCCTGCCCCGAGTCTGTGCCCGCTGACTCCTCGTTCTCGTTCTCCTCGGGGGCCTCTCCGTTCTCCAGCTGGGGACCCTCCTCCTTGACCTCAGCTGGCCCTGCGCCCTCCTCTTCTTGCTCCTCTTGCTCCTCTTCCCCTTTCCGGGCGGGCTCCACCTCCATTTCTGCGGAGAGAAGGGCAAGCACGGAGGCGCCTCAGAGGGCGCGGGGGCCTCGCAGCCAGGCCTGGGTCTGGACCCCACACGCAGCCCTCTCTGCCTGAGCGCCTGTCAGGGGCACCGGCAACATATGGAAGGGATAGTAAATGACCCCAGCACTGGCCAAGGAAAGCCCCCGGGGTGCCTGTGAACTGGGTATTTGCTGCCTGGCGGATGCAGGTAGGCGGCTCAGCCAGCTGGGGTGGTGCTGTCGGCCAGCAGGCACTGGAGGGTTGCTGTGGGTGGGAAGGCACCCCTGTACGGTGCTCAAAGCTGGGAAGGAGCAGAAGCTCCAGGCCTTTGAAGGACGTGCCTGTGCTCACAGGCACACGGCTAGCATGGTCAGCCAAGGAACGACCTCGAGACTCAAGAACATGCGAAGACCAAGGTGTCCCAAAGCTGAAGTGCATGGTGACTCCAAGTGGGACtggctggaggcaggaggagagagggaggcccCAGTGGGCAGTGGAGGCAGGGCCCTGGGAGGATGCACCAGGGAGGGCCTGGTCCTGGCTGGGCGGGGCTACCTTGCTCCGAGCTCTCGCACAAAGCAGCCTCAGCTTCTGCGGCAGCCATGCCACTAGTGGGGTCTGGCTTGAGCTCCACAGGCGGCGGCTCCCGGGGCGCATCGGCTTTCTCTGTCTGCTCTGCACCTGGGTGGGGGAAGCACCGGAGACTGGATTGCTACCCTCTCCCCAGGAGTCGGACACCTCTCCTGGACCAGCGAGCTGGTGGTGGCTGTGTATGGCCCAGGAGGGGAGGCCCCAGCACACCCCTAGCTGAGGCTGTTGTGTCTGCTCTGGCTGAAACAGACCCCCTGGGACATACAATAGGTCATTCTGGGTAACACAAGCTCAAGAGGTGCAGGTGCCCGTGCCACCTGCCCCAAGGCAGCCCTCACTACCCTGACAGGGCAGCCAGCTAGGTCCTCAGCATCTGACTCACCGCTGGCTGCGCTCTGGGCCTGACCGCCACGCTCCTCCTTGAGGTCCCTGCTGGGGCCTGTGGGTGCGCTGCGTCCCGCCTGCTCCAGCCTGCTCAGCGTGCTGGTGGCCGCCTTCTCCTCTTTAGCTCTCTTGTCCCCTCCTGGAGATGGTACAGGGCAGACCTGCCGTTTCCCATCAAGTGCCCGCCATTTGGAGGTGTGAGGTGGCCCAGAACTTGCTAGGTCTTCCTCGTCCTCCCTAGGGTACCTCTAAGTAGTGGTTTACTGATTTGTTCATTCACCAAATTATTCACAGGGCACCCACTCCATGCCAGCTGATGGCTGGGCAGTGGGAATACAACAGTGATGGTTCCTGCTTGTGTGGGACATGCAGACCTCATGTGTGCACTAACGGAGCTGATCAGAGGTCAGCACTAGGAAAGGGAGGAACGCGGCCTCTGGAAGTCTACAGCAAGGCACCTGGCCCATAGTGGGCATCTGAGGTCTTTATCTTAGCAGCTAAGGGGAGTGGAAGGAGGGGCTCAGGAGAATAGACCCACAGGAGGGTTTAGGAGCAAACCCTGCCCATGTGCAAAGGCACTGAACCAGGCACGGCTCCCGGGTGCTCTGTAGGGGAAAGGCAGGCAAAGAGGCCACCCTCAGACCTGAGGCAAACCCTCGCCAGCACCCACAACCGAGTCAGggccagatgaggaaactgagacccagaaagtCAGAGGCAGAGCCCACGTCAAAAGCCAAGGTCTCTGGCCATCTGCTTGGGAGCAGCTGCCAATAACCTACCTTCTGTGGCCAAGGCCTCCGCATTTCCCCCAGGGCTGGTAGCTGGCTCGGCAAGTGACTTGAGGGCATGGCAGGCCGTGATGATGTCCTGCATTTGGAGGAAGGTGGCCACGGCCAGCACATCATCCACGTTCTCAGGGCTCAGGCTCAGCTTGGCCGTGTACATAAACTCCAGCACCTGCCCCAGGCCTGCCGAGGACAGGACAGCTGTCAGAGACCCACCTCAAGATCCGGCACCGGCTGCCTGCCCCACCACTCCACCCAGCAGCAGGACGCAGGGATTCAGGAACAGCTGAGTGGCAAGCCTGCATCGCCCCATCTCCtgtgtggggaggaggcaggtAACCTGGAGGATCTCAGCACTGCCAACAGCCTTGAAAAGAAGTGCTCACTGAGGGTCTCAATGCCTGCTCTGCACAGAGAACAGGTGTGAACGCCTGCCCTGCACAGAGGACAGGAGGTGTGAATGCCCGCACTGCACAGGGAACAGAAGGTGCGACTGTCCACCCTGCATGGAGGAGGATGGGTGGTGAATGCCACCCACGCGTGGAGAAAAGGAGGTGTGAATATGCACCCTGCACAGAGGACGGGGTATAAACGCCCACCCTGCACAGAGGACAGAGTGTGAATGCCTGCCCTGGACGAGGACAGAGGTGTGAATGCCCACCCCGCATTGAGGAGAGATGGTGTGAACACCTGCCCTCCACACCCTCTACTTGGCCGCTACACTTTGCTAGCAGGGGACACTCCAACCTGACTTTCATCAGGGCTCTGCTACCAACTCTGTATCTGACTGACCTCCAGGCCAGTCACTGACCTCTTTGgatctcagtttccacatctataaaatgggagaataatACCTTCTCATGGCATGTCATGCCAGTCTGGGTTGGAAGTCCGAATCCAGGACCAGTTCCTTCCACAACCCCAAGGTCTTCCTgacactgctcccagcccctaGGCCTTCCCCATCACCTCTCCCCAAACTTCTAGTTAGTACTGGGGTAGATGCTTCAGGACTGACTCTCCCATGGAAAGGGGCCAGAGAGCATAGAGTCTGTCTGCTCTCCGCCCTTCCCAATGAGGCTCTTCctgtgttcactgcagcctagagCTCATCATGAGCCTTTCCTGCCAGTTCTCCCCTTACCACTCCACTCCCAATCAAGACACGTCCCCGAAAGGTGGGAGGAACTTAGTACTGACATGCTCATGGCCTGAAGCCTGTGCGGGAGGCCTGTTGCATCCCACAGCCTGCAGGTGCTGCCCCTGGAGGGTCTAGCATGGCA
It encodes:
- the ZBTB17 gene encoding zinc finger and BTB domain-containing protein 17 gives rise to the protein MDFPQHSQHVLEQLNQQRQLGLLCDCTFVVDGVHFKAHKAVLAACSEYFKMLFVDQKDVVHLDISNAAGLGQVLEFMYTAKLSLSPENVDDVLAVATFLQMQDIITACHALKSLAEPATSPGGNAEALATEGGDKRAKEEKAATSTLSRLEQAGRSAPTGPSRDLKEERGGQAQSAASGAEQTEKADAPREPPPVELKPDPTSGMAAAEAEAALCESSEQEMEVEPARKGEEEQEEQEEEGAGPAEVKEEGPQLENGEAPEENENEESAGTDSGQELGAEARGLRSGTYGDRTESKAYGSVIHKCEDCGKEFTHTGNFKRHIRIHTGEKPFSCRECSKAFSDPAACKAHEKTHSPLKPYGCEECGKSYRLISLLNLHKKRHSGEARYRCEDCGKLFTTSGNLKRHQLVHSGEKPYQCDYCGRSFSDPTSKMRHLETHDTDKEHKCPHCDKKFNQVGNLKAHLKIHIADGPLKCRECGKQFTTSGNLKRHLRIHSGEKPYVCIHCQRQFADPGALQRHVRIHTGEKPCQCVMCGKAFTQASSLIAHVRQHTGEKPYVCERCGKRFVQSSQLANHIRHHDNIRPHKCSVCSKAFVNVGDLSKHIIIHTGEKPYLCDKCGRGFNRVDNLRSHVKTVHQGKAGIKILEPEEGSEVSVVTVDDMVTLATEALAATAVTQLTVVPVGAAVTADETEVLKAEISKAVKQVQEEDPNTHILYACDSCGDKFLDANSLAQHVRIHTAQALVMFQTDADFYQQYGPGGTWPAGQVLQAGELVFRPRDGAEGQPALAETSPTAPECPPPAE